CCGACCATCTCTTGCCGGAGGAGGCAATCTTATGCGACGGAACGTTCTGATTGTGTTAGCGGTGGTGGCATTGCTCGCGGCCACCGTCGTCCCGGCCCTGGCCATCACGGACGGGGAGCCAGATGGGAACGGCCATCCGTACGTCGGTTTGATGGTAGCCCAGGACAAGGACGGGGATCCACTCTGGCGCTGCAGCGGCACGCTGCTCTCGCCGAAGATCTTCCTGACCGCCGGGCACTGCACCGAAGCGCCGGCGGCGCATGTTGAGATCTGGTTCGATTCCGACGTCGAATCCGGCATGCCGGGAAACGGCTATCCGTATGATGGGCAGGTCGGCGGGGCACCCTACACGCACCCACAGTACGACCCCAGTGCCTTCTTCCTGTATGACCTCGGCGTCGTTGTCCTCGACAAGCCACTCAAGATGAAGACATACGGCGCTTTGCCGAAGCTGAACGTACTGGACCAGTTCAAGACTGACAAGCAGGATGTCACCTTCACCGCCGTCGGCTATGGCCTGCAGAAGGCGTTCCCCGACGCGGCCGCCTGGAAAGAGGTGGCGCAGCGCGTGCGCATGGTTGCCTATCCGCGCCTGATCCAGATCAACGGCGGGATTGTGGGCGACTCCTCGCTGATGCTGTCGAATAACACAAACACCGGTGGAACCTGCTTTGGCGACTCGGGCGGTCCGAACTTCATCGGCGACACGAACGTGGTCGGCGGCGTGACCTCGTTCGGCATGAACG
The nucleotide sequence above comes from Anaerolineales bacterium. Encoded proteins:
- a CDS encoding trypsin-like serine protease, with the protein product MRRNVLIVLAVVALLAATVVPALAITDGEPDGNGHPYVGLMVAQDKDGDPLWRCSGTLLSPKIFLTAGHCTEAPAAHVEIWFDSDVESGMPGNGYPYDGQVGGAPYTHPQYDPSAFFLYDLGVVVLDKPLKMKTYGALPKLNVLDQFKTDKQDVTFTAVGYGLQKAFPDAAAWKEVAQRVRMVAYPRLIQINGGIVGDSSLMLSNNTNTGGTCFGDSGGPNFIGDTNVVGGVTSFGMNGTCGGTGGVYRVDRADDLDWLATFGVKP